In Lutra lutra chromosome 5, mLutLut1.2, whole genome shotgun sequence, a single genomic region encodes these proteins:
- the LRRC14B gene encoding leucine-rich repeat-containing protein 14B → MRSLRFISAKALVSHPQVAQQSLDGVAHNLYPLLFKAGYLLEQAALIRVLLEHWPLEEFRLSALLGPGSEASEDLRDRTCRACLEACVQGLADHVLRAGGPRRLRVADLTGVRDVQVQRCPCGRALGRWGRTELLARTCCRLQGEAPAAQRPVRVLADLFVTDGNFEVVVRALGPAGPAPLRVHCLSFRADSLHPSQLSQVLRLAGPGELRRLEVVHNIRLHAGHVQEMLAEVRFPQLAALTLPARAFDAPPTGTRSPDGEDPLLSSIAWELSRMSQLTELSVAFSTLTGKIPKLLGPLRTLLRTLDLANCSLNHTDMAFLADCPHATCLEVLDLSGHNLFSLFPSTFSRLLSRAARTLRVLTVEECGIEDRHVGMLILALSPCHELRELRFLGNPLSARALRRLFVALCELGRLRTVEFPVPKDCYPEGTAYPQDELAMSKFDQQKYDVIAEELRAVLLRAGRGDVQVCTPLFGSFDPDIQETSNELGAFLLQAFKAALENFSRALEQMQ, encoded by the exons ATGAGATCGCTGCGCTTCATTTCTGCCAAGGCCCTGGTGTCTCATCCCCAGGTGGCCCAGCAGAGCCTGGACGGTGTGGCCCACAACCTCTACCCTCTCCTCTTCAAAGCCGGCTACTTGCTGGAGCAGGCGGCGCTGATCCGCGTCCTGCTGGAGCACTGGCCCCTGGAGGAGTTCCGGCTGAGTGCGCTGCTCGGGCCGGGCTCCGAAGCCTCGGAGGACCTGCGGGACCGCACCTGCAGGGCCTGCCTGGAGGCCTGTGTGCAGGGCCTCGCAGACCACGTGCTCCGGGCCGGGGGTCCGCGGCGGCTGCGCGTGGCTGACCTCACAGGCGTCCGAGACGTACAGGTGCAGCGGTGCCCGTGTGGGAGGGCGCTGGGCAGGTGGGGCCGCACCGAGCTGCTGGCCAGGACATGCTGCCGGCTGCAGGGGGAGGCCCCCGCGGCCCAGCGCCCCGTCCGGGTCCTCGCCGACCTCTTCGTCACCGATGGAAACTTCGAGGTGGTGGTACGGGCCCTGGGGCCAGCGGGCCCTGCCCCACTGCGTGTGCACTGCCTGTCCTTCCGGGCGGACAGCCTGCACCCCAGCCAGCTCTCACAGGTGCTGCGTCTGGCCGGGCCAGGGGAGCTGCGCCGGCTGGAGGTGGTGCACAACATACGGCTGCACGCCGGCCACGTGCAGGAGATGCTGGCCGAGGTGCGCTTCCCCCAGCTGGCCGCGCTCACCCTGCCCGCCAGGGCCTTCGACGCGCCCCCCACCGGCACCCGCAGCCCCGATGGCGAGgaccccctcctctcctccatcgCCTGGGAGCTCAGCCGGATGAGCCAGCTCACGGAGCTGAGCGTGGCCTTCTCCACGCTGACCGGGAAGATCCCGAAACTGCTCGG GCCCCTACGGACGCTGCTGAGGACCCTGGACCTGGCCAACTGCTCCCTGAACCACACAGACATGGCCTTCTTGGCAGACTGTCCCCACGCCACATGCCTGGAGGTGCTGGACCTCAGCGGCCACAACCTGTTCAGCCTGTTCCCTTCCACCTTCTCCAGGCTGCTGAGCCGGGCGGCCCGGACACTGAGGGTGCTCACCGTGGAGGAGTGCGGCATCGAAGACCGGCACGTGGGCATGCTGATCCTGGCCCTGAGCCCTTGCCACGAGCTCCGTGAGCTCCGCTTCCTGGGGAACCCGCTGTCAGCCCGGGCCCTGAGGCGCCTCTTCGTGGCTCTCTGTGAGCTGGGCAGGCTCCGGACTGTCGAGTTCCCGGTGCCCAAAGACTGCTACCCTGAGGGCACGGCCTACCCCCAGGACGAGCTGGCCATGTCCAAGTTTGACCAGCAGAAGTATGATGTGATCGCCGAGGAGCTCCGTGCGGTGCTGCTTCGCGCTGGCCGTGGTGACGTCCAGGTCTGCACGCCCCTCTTCGGAAGTTTCGACCCAGACATCCAAGAGACAAGCAACGAACTTGGAGCTTTCTTGCTGCAAGCTTTCAAAGCTGCTCTAGAAAACTTCTCCAGAGCCCTGGAGCAAATGCAGTAG